The following proteins are encoded in a genomic region of Methanoculleus oceani:
- the gatD gene encoding Glu-tRNA(Gln) amidotransferase subunit GatD, whose protein sequence is METLQTGDLVRYANGGTALTGTYITQRDGMAVVKLDSGYNIGTSPEKIELVERAAPQPPAGAGVVVQNPDLPDLAIISTGGTIASRVDYRTGAVMSQFSASDILRAIPELGDIALYRDRQVASILSENMRPALWQELARAVYDEIRHGVAGVIVTHGTDTMAYSAAAVRFMLKTPVPVVFVGSQRSADRPSSDNAMNALCSAAVATGDLGEVAVVMHATTNDDRCAVHRATRVRKMHTSRRDAFQSMGMAPLGYVDYPSLSVTLSDEAVRRGTEEPELHDALEERCALIHFYPGMPSGVLDAFEGCAGLVISGTGLGHVATAWIPKLRELIEDGMTVVMTSQCLHGRVCDRVYNTGRDLLAAGVIEGEDMLPEAALVKLMWVLGNESDPERVRVLMQTDLAGEIRRRSV, encoded by the coding sequence ATGGAGACACTTCAGACCGGAGACCTGGTGCGCTATGCGAACGGCGGGACCGCGCTCACCGGCACCTACATCACACAACGGGACGGGATGGCCGTCGTCAAACTGGACAGCGGCTACAACATCGGGACGTCGCCCGAAAAGATCGAACTCGTCGAACGAGCGGCCCCGCAGCCGCCGGCAGGCGCGGGAGTCGTCGTCCAGAACCCCGACCTCCCGGACCTCGCCATCATATCCACCGGCGGGACGATCGCAAGCAGGGTGGACTACCGGACCGGAGCGGTGATGAGCCAGTTCTCGGCGAGCGACATCCTGAGGGCGATCCCGGAGCTCGGCGATATCGCCCTCTACCGCGACCGCCAGGTGGCGAGCATCCTCTCGGAGAACATGCGTCCGGCACTCTGGCAGGAACTCGCCCGGGCGGTCTACGACGAGATCCGGCACGGGGTCGCCGGGGTGATCGTCACCCACGGCACCGACACGATGGCCTACTCGGCGGCGGCGGTCAGGTTCATGCTCAAGACGCCGGTGCCGGTCGTCTTTGTCGGGTCGCAGCGGTCCGCCGACCGCCCGAGTTCCGACAACGCCATGAACGCCCTCTGCAGCGCCGCCGTCGCCACCGGCGATCTCGGGGAGGTGGCGGTGGTGATGCACGCGACGACGAACGACGACCGGTGCGCCGTCCACCGGGCGACGAGGGTCCGGAAGATGCACACCTCCCGGCGCGACGCCTTCCAGAGCATGGGGATGGCGCCGCTCGGCTACGTCGATTACCCCTCGCTCTCCGTCACCCTCTCGGACGAGGCGGTCCGGCGGGGAACAGAGGAGCCGGAGCTCCACGATGCGCTCGAAGAGCGCTGCGCTCTCATCCACTTCTACCCGGGGATGCCGTCCGGGGTCCTCGACGCCTTCGAGGGCTGTGCGGGCCTGGTCATATCGGGGACGGGGCTCGGGCACGTGGCGACGGCGTGGATCCCGAAACTTCGGGAGTTGATCGAGGACGGGATGACCGTCGTCATGACGTCGCAGTGCCTCCACGGCCGGGTATGCGACCGGGTCTACAACACGGGAAGAGATCTTCTTGCCGCCGGCGTCATCGAGGGCGAGGATATGCTCCCCGAGGCGGCGCTCGTCAAACTGATGTGGGTGCTCGGGAACGAGTCGGACCCCGAACGGGTGAGAGTGCTGATGCAGACCGACCTCGCGGGCGAGATCCGGCGGAGGTCGGTCTGA
- the argH gene encoding argininosuccinate lyase has protein sequence MRTDQIRQGRLSGERSGDLEHFLASMDADRWIAGADLLVDMAHLLGLRRQEIIDEAPARALMAALLDLHDHGLPEEAFDERFEDVHAGKEAYLIDRVGEDFGGRLHMGRSRNDEVATCIRMRLKEEIIALVRSLADLRRTLLDVAAGHTETVMPGFTHLQHAQPTTLAHYLLAYEQAFSRDTARLREAYARVDVSPLGSAAFASTGFPLDRDYTAALLGFSRPAANSMDAVAARDFAIEVLADATVCMTTASRLCEELVLWSTAFFGFVRLDDAYCSSSSIMPQKKNPDVAEIMRAKAGSVAGSLTAAITITKGLPMSYNRDLQELTPHLWRGVEATRQSIPLLSGMIGSATFDTERMAAEAGRGFSTATELADVLVREYGLAFRTAHRIVGRAVRHGSLDLATLEAAAREAADISVVDLGITPEKIDAVLDPRHAVAVRSIVGGPAPAAVAVQLAEQTELLARDAAWAEETQTALSRTFEDLILESRRLAA, from the coding sequence ATGCGAACGGATCAGATTCGGCAGGGCCGTCTCTCCGGCGAACGTTCGGGCGATCTCGAGCACTTTCTCGCGTCGATGGACGCCGACCGCTGGATTGCAGGAGCGGACCTCCTCGTGGACATGGCGCACCTCCTCGGCCTCCGGCGGCAGGAGATCATCGACGAAGCTCCGGCACGGGCGCTGATGGCGGCGCTCCTCGACCTCCACGACCACGGCCTCCCGGAGGAGGCGTTCGACGAGCGGTTCGAGGACGTCCACGCGGGCAAGGAAGCCTACCTCATCGACCGGGTGGGCGAGGACTTCGGCGGCCGCCTCCACATGGGCCGGTCCCGCAACGACGAAGTCGCCACCTGCATCAGGATGCGGCTCAAGGAGGAGATCATCGCCCTCGTACGGTCGCTCGCCGACCTGCGGCGGACCCTGCTCGACGTCGCCGCCGGGCATACGGAGACGGTGATGCCGGGCTTCACCCACCTCCAGCACGCCCAGCCCACGACGCTGGCCCACTACCTCCTCGCCTACGAGCAGGCCTTCTCACGGGATACTGCCCGGCTGCGGGAGGCGTATGCCCGGGTGGACGTATCGCCCCTCGGTTCGGCGGCGTTCGCCTCGACGGGTTTTCCGCTCGACCGCGACTACACCGCCGCTCTCCTCGGCTTTTCCCGCCCGGCAGCAAACAGCATGGACGCGGTCGCCGCCCGGGACTTCGCCATCGAGGTGCTTGCTGATGCAACTGTCTGCATGACGACGGCAAGCCGGCTCTGCGAGGAGCTCGTCCTCTGGAGCACCGCGTTCTTCGGGTTCGTCCGGCTCGACGACGCCTACTGCTCCTCATCCTCGATCATGCCCCAGAAGAAGAACCCGGACGTCGCCGAGATCATGCGGGCGAAGGCCGGGTCGGTCGCAGGTTCGCTTACTGCGGCGATTACCATCACCAAGGGTCTCCCGATGAGTTACAACCGCGACCTCCAGGAGCTGACCCCGCACCTCTGGCGGGGCGTGGAGGCCACCCGGCAGAGTATCCCGCTCCTTTCCGGGATGATCGGTTCTGCGACGTTCGATACGGAGCGGATGGCCGCCGAGGCGGGCAGGGGCTTTTCTACTGCTACGGAGCTCGCCGACGTCCTCGTCCGGGAGTACGGACTTGCATTCCGCACTGCCCACCGGATCGTCGGGCGGGCGGTACGGCACGGCTCGCTCGACCTCGCCACGCTCGAGGCCGCCGCCCGGGAAGCGGCCGATATCTCGGTCGTGGACCTGGGGATAACCCCGGAGAAGATCGATGCCGTTCTCGACCCGCGCCACGCCGTTGCCGTGCGGAGCATCGTCGGCGGCCCGGCGCCTGCGGCGGTCGCGGTGCAACTTGCGGAGCAGACGGAACTCCTCGCCCGGGACGCGGCATGGGCGGAGGAGACCCAGACGGCGCTCTCGCGCACGTTTGAAGACCTTATCCTCGAATCACGGAGGCTGGCAGCATAA
- a CDS encoding ABC transporter substrate-binding protein: MRPITAILLAVALVAAFTFVSGCTGTGTGDVTHLRIGYQPSTHQIAHVTAMEKGWWQEDLAPLGITQVTDYEFGTGAPEMQAMLAGDLDVAYVGAAPFVAAVSTGLDAKIVAAVQTQGSDLVLRNEVPYSTPADLVGKKIATFPPGTIQDTILRTWLEENGVDPASVEIIPMDPGAATTAISAGQVDGVFLPHPSPAIIAAEGTGRTVVKSGEMLKDHACCVLVASGSLIREHPEIVEQVVKTHIKATEYNLEHKDEAAALYAEKTGQNVETVKASFRDWDGTWTADPQVITSSVVEYTELQYELGYISKPLTQDDLFDLSFYEKARA, from the coding sequence ATGAGACCGATTACCGCAATTCTTCTGGCCGTGGCCCTGGTCGCGGCGTTCACGTTTGTGAGCGGGTGCACCGGAACAGGCACCGGCGATGTAACGCACCTGCGCATCGGCTACCAGCCGAGCACCCACCAGATCGCCCACGTCACCGCGATGGAGAAGGGATGGTGGCAGGAAGACCTCGCGCCGCTCGGCATCACGCAGGTGACCGACTACGAGTTCGGCACCGGCGCGCCCGAGATGCAGGCGATGCTTGCCGGGGACCTGGATGTCGCCTACGTCGGCGCCGCCCCGTTCGTCGCGGCCGTCAGCACCGGGCTTGACGCCAAGATCGTTGCCGCGGTGCAGACGCAGGGGTCCGACCTGGTGCTCAGGAACGAAGTCCCGTACTCGACCCCCGCCGACCTCGTGGGCAAGAAGATCGCGACCTTCCCGCCGGGAACAATCCAGGACACCATCCTGCGGACCTGGCTCGAGGAGAACGGTGTCGATCCCGCAAGCGTTGAGATCATCCCCATGGACCCCGGCGCCGCAACCACCGCCATCTCCGCGGGCCAGGTCGACGGCGTCTTCCTGCCCCACCCGTCTCCGGCCATCATCGCGGCGGAGGGTACGGGGAGAACCGTGGTGAAGTCGGGAGAGATGCTGAAAGATCACGCATGCTGCGTTCTCGTCGCGAGCGGTTCGCTGATCCGCGAGCACCCCGAGATCGTCGAGCAGGTCGTGAAGACCCACATCAAGGCGACGGAGTACAACCTCGAACATAAGGACGAGGCTGCAGCCCTCTACGCAGAGAAGACCGGACAGAACGTCGAGACCGTGAAGGCGTCCTTCCGGGACTGGGACGGCACCTGGACCGCCGACCCGCAGGTCATCACGTCGTCGGTGGTCGAATACACAGAGCTCCAGTACGAACTCGGCTACATCAGCAAACCTCTCACACAGGACGACCTCTTCGACCTCTCCTTCTACGAGAAAGCCCGGGCATAA
- a CDS encoding ABC transporter permease — MNLQTQKRLLGIAALIAVAVIWQIIAEYVVGRSFILPSVTDVAGAFVNLLGSGTLLADTMVSLEHFGIGLIAAFFLGVPIGILMGWFRVADFLLDPIIEILRPIPPLAWIPFAIIWFGLTTQAAGFVIFAGAFFPILTATYSAFRAVPKVFVEAGKVLGCDTSFELIRYVALPAAIPAIASGIRIAMGVGWMCLVAAEMFGVSRYGLGYQLWHNYYLHQMPNVVVYMLILGLAGLIIDRIFRNYVDRQLLRWHAGEVA, encoded by the coding sequence ATGAACCTACAGACACAGAAACGACTACTCGGCATCGCAGCACTCATTGCCGTAGCAGTGATCTGGCAGATAATCGCCGAATACGTGGTAGGACGATCCTTCATCCTCCCGAGCGTCACCGACGTCGCCGGCGCATTCGTCAACCTCCTCGGGTCCGGCACCCTTCTTGCGGACACGATGGTCAGTCTCGAACACTTCGGGATTGGGCTCATTGCGGCGTTCTTCCTCGGCGTCCCTATCGGGATCCTCATGGGATGGTTCCGGGTCGCGGACTTCCTGCTCGACCCGATCATCGAGATCCTCCGCCCCATCCCGCCGCTCGCCTGGATCCCGTTCGCCATCATCTGGTTCGGGCTCACCACCCAGGCGGCGGGCTTCGTCATCTTTGCAGGAGCGTTCTTCCCGATCCTGACCGCGACCTACTCCGCGTTCCGGGCCGTCCCGAAGGTCTTTGTTGAAGCAGGCAAGGTCCTCGGGTGCGACACCTCCTTTGAGTTGATCCGCTACGTCGCCCTTCCCGCCGCCATTCCGGCGATAGCCTCCGGCATCAGGATCGCCATGGGCGTCGGGTGGATGTGTCTCGTGGCCGCCGAGATGTTCGGCGTCTCCAGGTACGGCCTCGGGTACCAGCTCTGGCATAACTACTACCTCCACCAGATGCCCAACGTCGTCGTCTACATGCTGATCCTCGGCCTTGCAGGCCTCATCATCGACCGCATCTTCAGGAATTACGTCGACCGACAGCTTCTGCGGTGGCATGCAGGGGAGGTGGCCTAG
- a CDS encoding ABC transporter ATP-binding protein, which produces MSGVTIRDLGKAFPKEDGTATQALEGVDLEIGDEEFVCLVGPSGCGKTTLLRIIAGLETATAGSVTVDGRPVTGPDPKRGMVFQEYSLFPWRRVIDNVAFGLEMKGVAKEERRRTADHYLDMVGLSSFRDAYPFELSGGMRQRVAIARALANDPDVLLMDEPFGALDAQTRNRMQKELLFLWEQTKKTIVFVTHSVDEAVYLSDRIVVLSPRPGSVREIIEIPWSRPRDRTSAEFAEVRRRVLRMIDETENTQ; this is translated from the coding sequence ATGAGCGGGGTTACGATACGGGATCTGGGCAAGGCCTTCCCGAAGGAGGACGGCACCGCCACGCAGGCGCTCGAAGGCGTCGACCTCGAGATCGGCGACGAGGAGTTCGTCTGCCTGGTCGGGCCGTCCGGGTGCGGGAAGACGACGCTTCTCCGGATCATCGCCGGGCTCGAGACCGCGACCGCCGGGAGCGTGACCGTCGACGGCCGTCCGGTCACCGGCCCGGATCCGAAGCGGGGGATGGTCTTTCAGGAATACTCCCTCTTTCCCTGGCGAAGGGTGATCGACAACGTCGCCTTCGGCCTCGAGATGAAAGGCGTCGCAAAGGAGGAGCGCCGGCGGACGGCGGATCACTACCTCGATATGGTCGGCCTCTCCTCATTCCGGGACGCCTACCCCTTCGAGCTCTCCGGCGGGATGCGGCAGCGGGTGGCGATAGCGAGAGCGCTTGCAAACGACCCCGACGTCCTCCTCATGGACGAGCCGTTCGGGGCGCTGGACGCCCAGACCCGGAACCGGATGCAGAAAGAGCTCCTCTTCCTCTGGGAGCAGACGAAGAAGACGATCGTCTTCGTCACCCACAGCGTCGACGAGGCGGTCTACCTCTCCGACCGGATCGTCGTCCTCTCCCCGCGGCCGGGGTCGGTCCGGGAGATCATCGAGATCCCCTGGTCCCGACCGCGGGACCGCACCAGCGCCGAGTTCGCGGAAGTTCGCCGAAGGGTGCTCCGGATGATCGATGAGACCGAAAACACCCAGTAA